Part of the Candidatus Brocadia sinica JPN1 genome, GTCGTGAGGCATTTCCTGGCGATATTTTTAACCTTCATTCAAGATTGTTAGAAAGAGCAGCTAAACTGAATAGTGAACTTGGTGGAGGATCTTTAACGGCGCTTCCTGTTGTAGAAACGCAGGGTGGTGATTATTCAGCATATATTCCTACAAACGTTATCTCCATTACCGATGGTCAGATTTATCTGGAAGGTGATTTGTTTAATGCCGGTATACGTCCTGCAATTTCGGTAGGTCTTTCGGTATCCAGGGTCGGCGGAAATGCCCAGATTCCTGCAATGAAAAAGGTCGCTGGCACATTGCGGTTGACTTTAGCCCAGTACAGAGAGTTAGCTTCATTTGCACAGTTTGGCTCTGAATTGGATAAGTTTACTCAGGCGCAGTTGGCCAAGGGTAGCAGGCTTGTAGAGTTGTTGAAACAGCCACAGTATGCGCCAGTGTCCGTAGAAGAGCAGATTATGGCAATCTTTGCCGGTATTAACGGATATCTGGATGATGTTGCCGTAGATAAGGTCAGGGTTTTTGAGAAGGAATTCCTGAAGTTCATGAAGGAAAAATACGCTTCTATTGGGATAGAGATTAGAGAGAAGAAGAAGCTTGACCAGGAGATAGCAAATAAATTAGAGAACGCTATCAAGGAATTTAAACAAATCTTTGCAAAAAAGGGCTAGGGAATGCTGAGCACGAGAGAAATTAAACAACGAATCAGAAGTATTACGAGCATCAAGCAGATTACCCGTGCCATGGAAATGGTGGCGGCGAGCAGGCTCAAAAAGGTTGAGTCTAAGGTTCTCGCCTCACGTACCTATACGGAAAAGATGCATTCCGTCCTAAGCCACCTGGTTTCTTCACTTGAAGGTACTCATCCCTGGTTTGCAGAGAAAGAACAGGCGGTTCCCGTTATAAAAGTCATCTTGATTACGGCGGATAAAGGGCTTTGCGGTGCCTATAACAATAATATAATTCAGAAAGTTGCAAAATTTATCAGGGAAAAAGAAGGCAAGGAGATTAAGCTTACCCTTATTGGAAAGAAGGGTTATCTGCATTTCTCTAAAGGACGATATGCTTCTCTCATAGAAAAGTATATTCCAGAGGGTGTAGAGAAACTCGGATATGGACATGTTCAGGCATTAGCGGCTCAGTTAATAAAAGGGTACGAGGCAAATGAGTTTGGAGAATTGCACATATTCTTCACGAAGTTTCATACGGTAATGCAATCTTTTTCTACAAGTATGAGATTGTTACCCATAGAAAAGGGAACCTTCGAATCAAAGGGAAAACAAACCGGCGGTGAATATATTTTTGAACCGTCTGCAGAGCAGATTATTAGCCATCTTTTCCCGAAATTTGTAGAAACCCGGCTTTACCAGTGTATCCTGGAATCGCTGACATCTGAGTATGCTGCCAGACGTGTTGCCATGATCGCAGCAACAGACAATGCTGGTGAAATGATTGATGAATTGACGAGTTCGTATAATAAAGCCCGACAGGCGGCAATCACTAAGGAATTGCTGGAAGTTGTCTCTGGCGCTGAGGCCCTTGTGCGGTAAAGAAATACTATACATCGCAGAGAACATGGGGAGAGAGGTTTGCAGTGAAGAATAACTGTCTGCAAAAAGATAAAGATATTGAAAATATTTCTTCCTGTACCCTGTGATTAAGTTTTGACTAAATAATAAAGAAGGAAGGAGCAAGAAACTTGGCTAAAAAAGTTAAAGAAAGTAAAGAGAATAAAGGAACTATTGTGCAGGTGATAGGGCCCGTTGTGGATGTGCGGTTTTCCCCCGGTGCGCTTCCTGCTATAAAGAATGCAGTTAATATAAAAGATTCCCAAAAGAATATTTCAGTAGTTGCTGAAGTTGCTCAACACTTAGGAAACGATACCGCCCGCTGTATTGCAATGTCATCAACAGATGGGCTTATGAGAGGAATGGATGCTATCGATGCCGGCGCACCTATTAGTGTGCCAGTGGGAAAAGAAGTATTAGGAAGGGTTTTCAATCTGCTGGGTGATCCTATTGATAAGTTGGGAGAAGTAAAAACCACGAACCGTCTTTCCATTCACCGTCCATCACCTTCTTTTGAAGAGAGGGAAACAGTCACAACGGTATTAGAGACGGGCTTAAAGGTCATTGACCTCCTTGCACCTTTTGCACGCGGTGGAAAGATTGGGATGTTTGGCGGCGCCGGCGTTGGAAAGACTGTGTTGATCATGGAACTCATCAGAAGTATTGCTACAGAGCATGGCGGCTATTCAGCATTTGCCGGAGTTGGCGAAAGAACCCGTGAGGGAAATGATCTCTGGCTTGAAATGAAGGAATCCGGGGTTATTGATAAAACTGTGCTGGTCTTTGGTCAGATGAATGAACCGCCGGGAGCAAGACTAAGAGTTGCCTTAACTGGTTTAACGATGGCAGAGTATTTCAGGGATACGGAAGGGCAAGACGTTCTTCTGTTTATCGATAATATTTTCAGATTTGTGCAGGCGGGTTCTGAAGTATCAGCGCTTT contains:
- the atpG gene encoding ATP synthase F1 subunit gamma, producing MLSTREIKQRIRSITSIKQITRAMEMVAASRLKKVESKVLASRTYTEKMHSVLSHLVSSLEGTHPWFAEKEQAVPVIKVILITADKGLCGAYNNNIIQKVAKFIREKEGKEIKLTLIGKKGYLHFSKGRYASLIEKYIPEGVEKLGYGHVQALAAQLIKGYEANEFGELHIFFTKFHTVMQSFSTSMRLLPIEKGTFESKGKQTGGEYIFEPSAEQIISHLFPKFVETRLYQCILESLTSEYAARRVAMIAATDNAGEMIDELTSSYNKARQAAITKELLEVVSGAEALVR
- the atpD gene encoding F0F1 ATP synthase subunit beta, with the translated sequence MAKKVKESKENKGTIVQVIGPVVDVRFSPGALPAIKNAVNIKDSQKNISVVAEVAQHLGNDTARCIAMSSTDGLMRGMDAIDAGAPISVPVGKEVLGRVFNLLGDPIDKLGEVKTTNRLSIHRPSPSFEERETVTTVLETGLKVIDLLAPFARGGKIGMFGGAGVGKTVLIMELIRSIATEHGGYSAFAGVGERTREGNDLWLEMKESGVIDKTVLVFGQMNEPPGARLRVALTGLTMAEYFRDTEGQDVLLFIDNIFRFVQAGSEVSALLGRMPSAVGYQPTLATEMGDLQERITTTKKGSITSLQAVYVPADDFTDPAPVTTFPHLDATISLSRQIAELGIYPAVDPLRSTSRILDPRIVGQEHYEVAREVQRILQRYKELQDFIAILGMEELSEEDKILVGRARRLQRFLSQPFFVAEQFTGTKGKYVPLKETIRAFKEVVEGKHDSLPEQAFYMVGGIEEVIEKARQMGG